GTGCCACATAATAACTCAGCACAAAACCAGCTAAATTATAATTAAACTCAATCAAGTACCtgtgcttcttcctcctcagtgAAGTCATTCTTAATATTGAATGTCTTGCGAATTTCTTCTGGAGTTTTTCCCTTGATCATGTTTGCAACTGTCTTGCATGTGACATCAAGCAAACCTTTGATGTCCAAGTAATTTGCAGCCTGTAGAGAGTTTCCAAATTTAAAACCTCCGTATCAGTACTCTGCCTCCAGAGATGTGCTACCAAAGTTGTGCTTACACTGAAATTGTAACTGCAAACAGGTCATCTCCACTTTGAGAAGCTTCTAGCTAGAACCTTGAAATAACAGGACCTAAAACTTGCTTGCCCAACAGAAGGAAGTCATTTGTACCAGGAAAGATacatcctcctgctctgccttttaCAAAGGCCTTTCAGAAGCCTGCAAACATTTGAGATCTTCAATGTTGACATGCTGTTAACTAGCTAAGACAAGTGATGTTGTCTCAGTACCACACAAGATACAAATTTTAAGTGAAAGCTAGATTTTCATTTGTAGGCAGATCTCCAGAACTCCCTTTCTAGTAATAAACCCTCAACTAAGCCTCAAGAGCCACAGGCATAAAGACAGCTGTAGGGTCCTGTATTCAGAAAAGCATATTAAATGATAAATGAACAAATATAGATTAATACCTAGCATTAGGTTAACAAGCATTCTATCAACAATTTCAGCCAGCAGTTGCCAGAACTACTTGCCCACCCCCGACATCCACCCAATGAAGAAGTTACTCAAGCAGCATAAAGCCTTTACCAATAAAGTGCACTAACAGAGCACACTTCACAAGTATAGCCTTACATTTCTTGAACATACTTACCAGGATAAGTTCAAAAAGCGTTCCTTGGTCTACTTTCAGAAACTCTTGATCCCACACAGGGATGtcatctgttcttttttctttgttctcatCATCCTCAGGAGGAGGTGGATCATCCTTGTGATGGGTGCACCACTGAATCACCTAATTATGGGTTTGATATTAAAGTTTTATCCAAATGACTCTCCCATTAGGCCCCAACTATAAATTAACTTCATTTTAGAAGTGTACCTTTTCCCCTAGATTAATATTAGAATCCTGTATGAAGATCCTCCATTACCCAATATTTTCATCTTAGAACTGATCCCCAATCCTGAAGTAGAGTCTTCAAGAATCCCATCTCAGACAGTAGCTAGTTAATTACTTACTATCTTAGAAGCCAGCTGCTGGTGTTATGAAGTTAAACCCTGTGCTACCACACTTAAGACCATACAAAGGAAACCTAAACCTCATTTTGTGGCATTTAATCTGTTTGCAGAAAACCTAATTCTTATTAAGCAGAATACTACATGGGGGAGGAgtgtagtagtagtagtaataactGCCAGCAGGACACGTTCACCACAGTACAAAGTCTACCTGGCAAAAGTTTGCCCATTCCCAAGccagtgttttcagttttgctggTCTCATCACCCAGACAATTAAAAGGAGCATGGATCTACTGCAAGTAAACTCCTATTCTGTTTTGCCAACCCAAGAGACTTCACGAGTTTGAAGATATTTATGTGCATGCTCAATAGGAAATAATTCCTAACCATGTATTTACCCCAAAACAGTCCATTGCTTATTTTGGCACAACACTTTCTACTTCAGAGCAAAAAACATCTGAGAAAATAACATACTTTTTCACGTCTCTTATCTGACCCAACAATAATCATGGCCTATTACTGAATTTAACACCACTGAGCACATAGTGTCTCTTAAGTCCTGTAACTGCCACACAGGTGTGGCTACCACCAGTTACTCTCACCACTGCCTGGCCCTTAATCCTTTCTCCTAGCATTCAGATCTAAAACAGCCACCTCAGTTCACAGAATCCAATTAAAATCAGTGCTTTAATACCATGAAATGCAAGTGTGCACAGATGTCCACCACTTCAATACCTTAGGAAGCCTATCGGGCCTCCAACTGCTGTTCTAGAAGGTCACCTCTGTGGGTCTGCTGCCGTTAGCTGCCTCACCCCAGTTCTCAGACACCCTAGATGCCTGCGTTCATGTACATCAAATTGGTTAAGCTTGTAGCTAGCacatgaaaagtatttttaatgtaatagtTCGCAATCCTTAACTCCAACATGAAGTTCACATGTCATTACTGCCACACAACACTACCACTTTCAGCATCTTACCTTTTTTAAGATAGCTGCATTAACATTTGGAAGAGGGACTGGGTCATCATCACCTTCATCATCCATTCCCAAAtctaaaaatggaaagatgacTAAGCAATTGGCAAGCAAAACCATTTACTCTTCTCTGAACTGGGTTGCTTCACCAATTCTCCACTATTTTAACAACACTGAAGCTGAATGGATTGGTAGCAAAGGATCTCCAACTGGTGAAGTCAGCAGCTTTTAGAAAGGTTCAGTGAGGCTTTGTGTAGCCATGGCTGTATTGTACAGACTAGGTTATACCAAGTTTAGGCTAAGCTGCTAATCAGGCTGCCTCCTCAAACAAGAGCATCAACAAACCAGCAGTTAAGCAGTCACTCATTGGAGCACAACTTGCTAGTTCAGTGTTCTGGGAATAGGATATGTTGAAGAATCagacaataaatatttatgcatttttaccACTTTCAAGAGTTCAATCCACAAGTTAAACCAAAGCATTCCAACTGAAATCTCCCATTCAATTTATAATTAAGAACACAGATCTACTGCAGTAAGTAGAGACAGTGTTTTGTCCTCTATAGGAGCAGTAAATACTGTTGCCATAGATACACCAGTTTTCTGGCCTCTGAACCTCTTGTACTGATTCTTACCTGCTGAAGAAGTTTGCATGCTAAGACAGCAGAACAAATCCTTCAATCAAAAAACCATTTATAAAGCACACTTCTGatattcca
This DNA window, taken from Grus americana isolate bGruAme1 chromosome 14, bGruAme1.mat, whole genome shotgun sequence, encodes the following:
- the SKP1 gene encoding S-phase kinase-associated protein 1, with amino-acid sequence MPSIKLQSSDGEIFEVDVEIAKQSVTIKTMLEDLGMDDEGDDDPVPLPNVNAAILKKVIQWCTHHKDDPPPPEDDENKEKRTDDIPVWDQEFLKVDQGTLFELILAANYLDIKGLLDVTCKTVANMIKGKTPEEIRKTFNIKNDFTEEEEAQVRKENQWCEEK